The following proteins are encoded in a genomic region of Streptococcus gwangjuense:
- a CDS encoding GNAT family N-acetyltransferase, whose amino-acid sequence MEIPIKIIQASESDLAEIEALQASSFPAVKQLTSHILEESIRKSADTFLLARDENQIVGYVLGGPQSHNPQCLEVHSLVIEADHQRQGLGTLLLAALKEVAVELDYKAIRLKSPDELLSYFEMNGFIDEEEATSLYAANQDFSMIWFNPFYLEAQWKLGKQD is encoded by the coding sequence ATGGAAATTCCAATTAAGATCATTCAGGCAAGTGAGTCTGATTTGGCTGAGATAGAGGCTCTTCAGGCCTCGTCTTTTCCAGCTGTCAAGCAGCTGACTTCCCATATTTTAGAAGAAAGTATCCGTAAGTCTGCGGATACCTTTCTTCTAGCTAGGGATGAAAATCAGATTGTGGGCTATGTTCTAGGTGGCCCTCAGTCCCACAATCCGCAATGTCTAGAAGTACATTCTTTAGTCATCGAGGCTGACCATCAGAGACAGGGCTTGGGCACGCTTCTTCTTGCTGCCTTGAAAGAGGTGGCAGTTGAGCTGGATTACAAAGCTATTCGTTTGAAGAGTCCTGATGAGTTGCTATCCTATTTTGAAATGAACGGTTTTATTGATGAAGAAGAAGCAACTTCGCTTTATGCAGCTAATCAAGATTTTAGTATGATTTGGTTTAATCCCTTTTATCTGGAGGCACAATGGAAATTAGGAAAGCAAGATTAG
- a CDS encoding MalY/PatB family protein produces MGKYDFTSLPNRLGHHTYKWKEAEMDSEVLPAWIADMDFVVLPEIRQAVQTYADQLVYGYTYASEELIKEVQKWEATQHGYHFDKEALVFIEGVVPAISTAIQAFTKEGEAVLINTPVYPPFARSVKLNNRRLITNSLVEKDGLFEIDFDQLEKDLVEEEVKLYILCNPHNPGGRVWEKEVLEKIGQLCQKHGVLLVSDEIHQDLALFGHRHHSFNTINPAFKDFAIVLSSATKTFNIAGTKNSYAIIENPKLRLAYQKRQLANNQHEISGLGYLATEAAYRYGKDWLEELKQVFEDHINYVVDLFGKETKIKVMKPQGTYLIWLDFSAYDLTDERLQELLRNEAKVILNRGLDFGEEGSLHARLNVAMPKTLLQEVCQRIVATFAKL; encoded by the coding sequence ATGGGAAAATATGATTTTACAAGCCTGCCCAATCGTTTAGGGCACCATACTTATAAATGGAAAGAAGCAGAAATGGATAGTGAAGTCCTACCAGCTTGGATAGCGGATATGGACTTTGTAGTCTTGCCTGAAATCCGCCAAGCTGTGCAAACTTACGCTGATCAACTGGTTTATGGCTATACCTATGCCAGTGAAGAGTTAATTAAGGAAGTTCAAAAGTGGGAAGCCACACAACACGGTTACCACTTTGACAAAGAGGCTCTTGTCTTTATCGAGGGTGTGGTTCCAGCTATCTCAACAGCTATTCAAGCTTTCACAAAAGAAGGCGAAGCGGTTCTGATTAACACACCTGTCTACCCACCTTTTGCTCGCAGTGTCAAGTTGAATAATCGTAGATTGATTACCAATTCTTTAGTGGAAAAGGATGGTCTGTTTGAGATTGACTTTGATCAACTTGAAAAGGATTTGGTGGAAGAAGAGGTCAAACTCTATATTCTTTGCAACCCTCACAATCCTGGTGGACGTGTGTGGGAAAAAGAAGTCTTGGAGAAGATTGGCCAACTCTGCCAGAAACATGGTGTTTTATTAGTTTCGGACGAGATTCACCAAGATTTGGCCCTTTTTGGTCACAGACACCATTCTTTCAATACCATTAATCCTGCCTTCAAAGATTTTGCGATTGTCTTGAGTAGTGCCACTAAAACCTTTAATATTGCAGGAACAAAAAATTCCTATGCAATCATTGAAAATCCTAAGTTGAGACTGGCTTACCAGAAACGCCAGTTGGCCAATAATCAGCATGAAATTTCAGGCTTGGGTTATTTGGCGACAGAAGCTGCCTATAGATATGGGAAGGATTGGCTAGAGGAACTCAAGCAAGTCTTTGAAGACCACATCAATTATGTGGTGGATTTATTTGGTAAAGAGACTAAAATCAAGGTTATGAAACCGCAAGGAACCTACTTGATTTGGCTTGATTTTTCAGCCTATGACCTGACTGATGAAAGATTGCAAGAGCTGTTGAGAAATGAAGCTAAGGTTATCCTTAACCGTGGTTTGGATTTTGGAGAGGAAGGAAGTCTTCATGCCCGCCTCAATGTAGCCATGCCTAAAACTCTGTTGCAAGAAGTTTGTCAGCGGATTGTGGCGACTTTTGCCAAACTTTAA
- a CDS encoding cystathionine gamma-synthase — MREERFPLVSDDEVMLTEMPVMDLYDESDFISNIKGEYRDRNYLEWAPITEEKPVKPIEKPVEKPKKAGLGVKKEGKSYAEVAREEARADLKKKRSASYLTKDITPTRRPSQQRLIRQGNQPTAPFQKENPGEFVKYSQKLTQSHYILAEEVSNISIQAEPKETSGPKKNNYDFLKKSQIYNKKNKQKEQERQVAQELNLTRITE; from the coding sequence ATGAGAGAAGAACGATTTCCATTGGTCTCAGATGATGAGGTCATGCTGACTGAGATGCCGGTTATGGACCTCTATGATGAATCTGACTTTATCAGTAATATCAAGGGAGAATACCGTGATAGGAATTATCTGGAGTGGGCCCCTATTACTGAAGAAAAACCAGTCAAACCGATTGAAAAGCCAGTAGAGAAACCTAAGAAGGCTGGTTTAGGAGTTAAAAAAGAAGGAAAGAGCTATGCGGAGGTGGCGCGTGAAGAAGCGCGTGCGGATTTGAAAAAGAAACGCTCAGCAAGCTATCTGACTAAGGATATTACTCCTACAAGGCGCCCTTCTCAGCAACGTTTGATTAGACAGGGCAATCAACCGACAGCGCCTTTCCAAAAGGAAAATCCTGGTGAATTTGTCAAATATAGCCAAAAATTGACCCAGTCTCATTACATCTTGGCGGAAGAAGTGAGCAATATTTCGATTCAAGCTGAGCCAAAAGAAACTTCAGGCCCAAAGAAAAACAACTATGATTTTCTGAAGAAGAGCCAAATTTATAATAAAAAGAATAAACAAAAAGAACAAGAACGTCAGGTTGCCCAAGAGTTGAATCTGACTAGAATTACGGAATAG
- a CDS encoding DEAD/DEAH box helicase, translating to MAKLIPGKVRIEGVALYETGKVDIIKEKNNRLYARVAEEELRYSLEDDLVFCACDFFQKRGYCVHLAALEHFLKNDESGQEILQSLEDGHEEKEAVETKVTLGGKFLDRILPPKAERAYELSAVGQVEAGTNHILWTLRIGQINSQKYYVIRDIPLFLRVVEQRKPYMIGKTYEESLSLEAFDETSQELLTFLRGLVEEGLTPDLFFQNQGRHLFFPLTFFEQGVNLLMTLPHFQFDHQVDSYQTLLFQDMNADANLFAFTVTEYSDYFEMEISESPRVNVFYQGAVLFHKGQVYFLTDQQMRLLKEIKALSVDQHGKKYLQFDSSDRDKLASCLTLFSQMGTISAPERLQIKTFAPYFYFDREEDNRIRLEIQFDYGDSQVSSRQELEELPFSSDANLEEKIFQVCLAAGFEADFQSWRQALKAESVYHFFHEIIPIFEKLGHVDLSDKLEELYSLASPQVQIASKGGLLEIQFDFQDIAQEEIDQAMQALVANQDFYIDSSNQVYFFDDETKKIRQNLQELGQFELKDGALQARKSMAYSLAHLFEGRDRVSFSQEFQNLAHDLTHPEDFPRQTTQVQADLRDYQEKGIGWLQMLYHYGFGGILADDMGLGKTLQTIAFLTSQVTKESRVLILAPSGLIYNWADEFQKFAPQLDVAVVHGLKASREEILAESHQIFVTSYATFRQDSDLYQGIAFDFLFLDEAQVMKNAQTKIAQTLRQFVVPSVFALSGTPIENHLGELWSIFQIVMPGLLPSKKEFMKLPAERVAQFIKPFVMRRKKEEVLTELPDLIEVVYKNELEDQQKAIYLAQLQQMRDRLAQVSDQEFQRSRVEILSGLMRLRQICDTPALFMEDYQGASGKLDSLRDLLVQVADGGHRVLIFSQFKGMLEKIEQELPDLGLTSFKITGSTPAKERQDMTKAFNQGERDAFLISLKAGGVGLNLTGADTVILVDLWWNPAVEAQAIGRAHRMGQEETVEVYRLVTRGTIEEKIQELQEQKKHLVSQVLDGTESRGSLTLAEIREILGISEAST from the coding sequence ATGGCTAAATTGATTCCGGGGAAAGTCCGTATCGAAGGCGTTGCCCTTTATGAAACTGGTAAAGTTGACATCATCAAGGAAAAGAACAATCGGCTCTACGCTCGCGTTGCAGAGGAAGAACTGCGCTATAGTTTAGAGGATGATTTGGTTTTTTGTGCCTGCGATTTTTTCCAAAAGAGGGGCTACTGTGTGCACTTGGCGGCGCTGGAGCATTTTCTGAAAAATGATGAGAGTGGTCAGGAAATTTTGCAAAGTCTGGAAGATGGTCATGAAGAAAAAGAGGCCGTTGAAACCAAGGTAACCTTGGGTGGCAAATTTTTGGACCGAATCTTGCCTCCAAAAGCAGAACGTGCCTATGAATTATCGGCTGTGGGGCAAGTGGAAGCAGGAACCAATCATATCTTGTGGACCCTTAGAATCGGGCAAATCAATAGCCAAAAATACTATGTCATTCGGGACATTCCACTCTTTTTAAGGGTTGTCGAGCAGAGAAAACCTTATATGATTGGTAAAACTTATGAGGAGTCTCTGTCTTTGGAAGCCTTTGATGAAACCAGCCAAGAGCTTCTGACTTTCTTGCGGGGACTAGTGGAGGAAGGACTGACTCCAGACCTCTTTTTCCAAAATCAAGGCCGACACCTTTTTTTCCCTCTGACCTTTTTTGAGCAGGGTGTGAATTTACTGATGACTCTGCCCCATTTTCAATTTGACCATCAAGTGGATAGCTACCAAACACTGCTCTTTCAGGATATGAATGCGGATGCCAATCTATTTGCCTTTACAGTAACAGAATACTCTGACTATTTTGAAATGGAAATCAGCGAGAGCCCTAGGGTCAATGTCTTTTATCAGGGAGCTGTGCTATTCCATAAAGGACAGGTTTATTTTCTAACAGACCAGCAGATGCGTCTTCTCAAGGAAATCAAAGCGCTGTCTGTGGATCAACATGGAAAGAAATATCTGCAATTTGATAGCAGTGACCGCGATAAATTGGCTTCTTGTTTAACTCTTTTTAGCCAGATGGGCACTATTTCAGCTCCAGAACGCTTACAAATCAAAACTTTTGCTCCCTATTTTTACTTTGACAGGGAAGAGGATAACCGGATTCGTCTAGAAATTCAGTTTGATTATGGAGACAGCCAGGTCTCTAGCCGACAAGAGCTGGAAGAATTGCCATTTTCGAGTGATGCTAACTTAGAAGAAAAAATTTTCCAAGTTTGTCTGGCTGCGGGCTTTGAAGCAGATTTTCAATCTTGGCGTCAGGCCTTAAAAGCGGAGTCTGTCTATCATTTCTTCCATGAAATCATTCCAATATTTGAAAAACTCGGGCATGTTGACCTATCAGACAAGCTAGAAGAACTTTATAGCCTAGCGAGTCCTCAAGTGCAGATTGCTTCTAAGGGAGGTCTCTTGGAAATCCAGTTTGATTTTCAAGATATTGCCCAAGAGGAAATTGACCAAGCCATGCAGGCCTTGGTTGCCAACCAAGATTTTTACATTGATTCGTCCAATCAAGTCTACTTTTTCGATGACGAAACCAAGAAAATTCGCCAAAATCTACAGGAACTAGGGCAATTTGAATTAAAAGATGGTGCCTTGCAGGCACGAAAATCCATGGCTTATAGTTTAGCTCATCTCTTTGAAGGACGTGACCGTGTTTCTTTTTCACAAGAATTCCAGAATCTGGCCCACGACTTGACACATCCAGAGGACTTCCCTCGACAAACAACTCAAGTTCAGGCTGACTTGCGAGATTATCAGGAAAAGGGAATCGGCTGGTTGCAAATGCTCTATCATTATGGTTTTGGTGGGATTTTGGCTGATGATATGGGACTTGGTAAAACCCTGCAGACTATTGCTTTTTTGACCAGTCAAGTGACAAAAGAAAGTCGGGTTTTGATTTTAGCTCCGTCAGGTTTGATTTACAACTGGGCAGATGAGTTTCAGAAATTTGCTCCACAGTTGGATGTGGCTGTTGTTCATGGATTGAAAGCTAGTCGTGAAGAGATTCTTGCTGAGAGCCATCAAATCTTTGTGACGAGTTATGCCACCTTCCGTCAGGACAGTGATCTTTATCAGGGGATAGCCTTTGACTTCCTTTTCTTAGATGAGGCTCAGGTCATGAAAAACGCCCAGACCAAGATTGCCCAGACTTTGAGACAATTTGTGGTGCCGTCAGTTTTTGCCTTGTCAGGAACTCCTATTGAAAACCATCTGGGTGAGTTGTGGTCTATTTTCCAAATCGTCATGCCAGGACTTTTGCCAAGCAAGAAAGAATTTATGAAATTACCAGCTGAGCGCGTTGCTCAGTTTATCAAACCTTTCGTGATGCGGCGCAAGAAAGAAGAAGTTCTGACTGAATTGCCAGATTTAATTGAAGTAGTTTATAAAAATGAACTGGAAGACCAGCAAAAGGCTATTTACCTAGCCCAGTTACAACAAATGCGGGACCGTCTGGCTCAAGTGTCAGACCAAGAATTCCAACGAAGTCGAGTGGAAATCTTGTCTGGTTTGATGCGCTTGCGTCAAATCTGTGACACCCCTGCTCTCTTTATGGAAGATTATCAGGGAGCCAGTGGTAAACTGGATAGTCTACGAGACCTGCTGGTACAGGTGGCAGACGGTGGACACCGTGTCTTGATTTTCTCGCAGTTCAAGGGAATGTTGGAAAAAATTGAACAAGAACTGCCAGACTTGGGCTTGACTTCCTTTAAAATTACGGGGTCAACCCCAGCCAAGGAAAGACAAGACATGACCAAGGCTTTTAACCAAGGGGAGAGAGATGCCTTTCTGATTTCCCTTAAGGCTGGTGGTGTTGGTCTGAACCTGACAGGTGCTGATACTGTTATCTTGGTTGACCTTTGGTGGAATCCTGCGGTGGAAGCGCAAGCTATTGGCCGTGCCCATCGGATGGGTCAGGAAGAAACGGTTGAGGTTTATCGCTTAGTGACCAGGGGAACCATTGAAGAAAAAATTCAGGAACTCCAAGAACAAAAGAAACATCTGGTGTCACAAGTATTGGACGGCACAGAGTCACGTGGCAGTCTGACCCTAGCAGAAATTAGAGAAATTTTGGGAATTTCTGAAGCCAGCACTTGA
- the murC gene encoding UDP-N-acetylmuramate--L-alanine ligase, translated as MSKTYHFIGIKGSGMSALALMLHQMGHKVQGSDVEKYYFTQRGLEQAGITILPFDEKNLDGDMEIIAGNAFRPDNNVEIAYADQNGISYKRYHEFLGSFMRDFVSMGVAGAHGKTSTTGMLSHVLSHITDTSFLIGDGTGRGSANAKYFVFESDEYERHFMPYHPEYSIITNIDFDHPDYFTSLEDVFNAFNDYAKQITKGLFIYGEDAELRKITSDAPIYYYGFEADGNDFVASDLLRSTTGSTFTVHFRGQELGQFHIPTFGRHNIMNATAVIGLLYTAGFDLNLVREHLKTFAGVKRRFTEKIVNDTVIIDDFAHHPTEIIATLDAARQKYPSKEIVAVFQPHTFTRTIALLDEFAHALNQADAVYLAQIYGSAREVDHGDVKVEDLANKINKKHQVITVENVSPLLDHDNAVYVFMGAGDIQTYEYSFERLLSNLTSNVQ; from the coding sequence ATGTCAAAGACATATCATTTTATCGGAATTAAGGGATCAGGGATGAGTGCCTTGGCCTTGATGTTGCACCAAATGGGGCATAAGGTACAGGGTTCAGATGTTGAAAAGTACTACTTTACTCAACGTGGTCTTGAGCAGGCAGGAATTACCATTCTTCCTTTTGATGAAAAGAATCTAGACGGTGATATGGAAATTATCGCTGGAAATGCCTTTCGTCCAGATAACAACGTCGAAATTGCCTATGCGGACCAAAATGGCATTAGCTACAAACGTTACCATGAGTTCCTAGGTAGCTTTATGCGTGACTTTGTCAGCATGGGAGTAGCTGGAGCGCATGGAAAAACTTCAACGACAGGTATGTTGTCTCATGTCTTGTCTCATATCACAGATACTAGCTTCTTGATTGGAGATGGGACAGGCCGTGGTTCAGCCAATGCCAAATATTTTGTTTTTGAATCTGACGAATATGAGCGTCACTTCATGCCATACCACCCAGAATACTCTATTATTACCAATATTGACTTTGACCATCCAGACTATTTCACAAGTCTAGAGGATGTTTTCAATGCCTTTAACGACTATGCTAAACAAATTACCAAAGGTTTGTTTATCTACGGTGAAGATGCTGAGTTACGCAAAATTACGTCTGATGCACCAATTTATTATTATGGTTTTGAAGCAGACGGTAATGACTTTGTAGCTAGCGATCTCCTTCGTTCAACAACTGGTTCAACCTTCACAGTTCACTTCCGTGGACAAGAGTTGGGTCAATTCCACATTCCAACCTTTGGTCGTCACAATATCATGAATGCGACAGCCGTTATTGGTCTTCTTTACACAGCAGGATTTGATTTGAACTTGGTGCGTGAACACTTGAAAACATTTGCCGGTGTTAAGCGTCGTTTCACTGAGAAAATTGTCAATGATACGGTGATTATCGATGACTTTGCCCACCATCCAACAGAAATTATTGCGACCTTGGATGCGGCTCGTCAGAAATACCCAAGCAAGGAAATAGTAGCAGTCTTCCAACCCCATACTTTTACAAGAACCATTGCCTTGTTGGACGAATTTGCCCATGCTTTGAACCAGGCGGATGCTGTTTACCTAGCGCAAATCTATGGATCAGCTCGTGAAGTGGATCATGGTGATGTTAAGGTAGAAGACCTAGCCAATAAAATCAACAAGAAACACCAAGTTATCACTGTTGAAAATGTTTCTCCACTCCTTGACCATGATAATGCTGTTTATGTCTTTATGGGTGCAGGAGACATCCAAACCTATGAATACTCATTCGAGCGTCTCTTGTCTAATTTGACAAGCAATGTTCAATAG
- a CDS encoding GNAT family N-acetyltransferase: protein MEIRKARLEDLDRIVEIELENFSIEEAIPRSVFEAHLREIETSFLVAEKEGRIMGYIEGPVGPHRHLQDQSFTEEIEDYSRESGGYISVTCLSIAKEAQGLGLGQKLLTALKELALEHEREGINLTCHNYLIAYYEKHGFVNEGQSQSTFAGETWYDMVWEAKK, encoded by the coding sequence ATGGAAATTAGGAAAGCAAGATTAGAAGATTTAGATCGTATCGTTGAGATTGAACTAGAAAATTTCTCGATTGAAGAAGCCATTCCTCGCTCGGTTTTTGAAGCTCATTTGCGAGAAATTGAGACCTCTTTTCTGGTTGCAGAAAAAGAAGGCAGAATCATGGGGTATATCGAAGGGCCGGTTGGACCACACCGCCATCTGCAGGATCAGTCTTTTACAGAAGAGATAGAAGATTACAGTCGTGAGTCTGGTGGCTATATCTCTGTGACCTGTCTTTCTATTGCCAAGGAGGCACAGGGCCTTGGACTTGGTCAGAAATTACTAACAGCCTTGAAAGAGTTGGCTCTTGAACACGAAAGAGAAGGTATTAACCTAACCTGTCATAATTATCTCATTGCCTACTACGAAAAGCATGGATTTGTCAATGAAGGCCAGTCTCAGTCAACCTTTGCAGGGGAAACCTGGTATGATATGGTCTGGGAAGCTAAAAAATAA
- the mltG gene encoding endolytic transglycosylase MltG, with protein MSEKTREDEKLSFKEQILRDLERVKKQDRSEQENEITSFETPLSQEDSVVPSTQEHEPSAEELMANSLSVVDQILKNAPSVPSRSNDISDEIAANEEAAESKIETVVESVVEPVEPIFEPVQPKVEPVKLNEDKEFNEIPTKVAVSYKTSRQQEEVSTPAVDNELSESAESTDSLDSVPRRSRRETVKPVKKKKSHLKAFFISLLIFLALISAGGYFGYQYVQSSLLPVDANSKEYVTVQIPEGSNVQEIGSTLEHSGVIKHGVIFAFYAKYKNYSDLKAGYYNLQKSMSTEDIIKELQKGGTPEPQAPSLANLTIPEGYTIDQIAQAVGQLQGEFKEPLTAEAFLAKVQDDNFISQEVAKYPNLLESLPTKESGARYRLEGYLFPATYSIKESTTIESLIDEMLAAMDKTLTPHYSAIKSKNLTVNELLTIASLVEKEGAKTEDRKLIAGVFYNRLNLGMPLQSNIAILYAQGKLGQNISLADDAGIDTSINSPYNVYTKPGLMPGPVDSPSQDAIEASINQTKSENLYFVANVTDGKVYYAVTQEEHDRNVAEHVNSKLTQNSSSN; from the coding sequence TTGAGTGAAAAAACAAGAGAAGACGAAAAATTAAGCTTTAAAGAGCAAATTTTACGTGATTTAGAGAGAGTAAAAAAACAAGATAGAAGTGAGCAAGAAAATGAGATTACAAGTTTTGAAACTCCTTTATCTCAAGAAGATTCAGTAGTTCCTTCAACTCAGGAACATGAACCTTCAGCAGAAGAGTTGATGGCTAATTCTCTTTCTGTTGTGGATCAAATATTAAAGAATGCTCCTAGTGTTCCATCACGCTCAAATGACATTTCGGATGAAATTGCAGCAAATGAAGAAGCTGCAGAATCTAAAATTGAAACGGTTGTTGAATCTGTAGTTGAACCAGTAGAACCTATTTTCGAGCCAGTTCAACCAAAAGTAGAACCTGTAAAACTTAACGAAGACAAAGAATTTAACGAGATTCCAACAAAGGTTGCGGTGTCGTATAAAACAAGTAGACAACAGGAAGAAGTTAGTACTCCTGCAGTGGATAATGAGTTGTCTGAGTCAGCTGAATCGACAGATAGCCTAGATTCAGTTCCTAGACGTAGTCGTCGCGAAACTGTTAAACCTGTTAAGAAGAAAAAATCACATTTGAAGGCTTTCTTCATTTCACTACTGATTTTCCTTGCTCTGATTTCGGCAGGTGGTTACTTCGGTTATCAGTATGTTCAGTCATCCTTGCTACCTGTTGATGCAAATTCTAAGGAATATGTGACTGTTCAAATTCCGGAAGGATCTAATGTCCAAGAGATTGGATCGACTCTTGAGCATTCTGGTGTGATTAAACACGGTGTGATTTTTGCTTTCTATGCGAAATATAAGAATTATTCAGATCTGAAGGCTGGATATTACAATTTGCAAAAGAGCATGAGTACAGAGGACATCATTAAGGAACTACAAAAAGGTGGTACACCTGAACCTCAGGCTCCATCTCTTGCAAACTTGACAATTCCAGAAGGATATACCATTGATCAAATTGCCCAAGCTGTAGGCCAATTACAAGGTGAATTTAAAGAACCTTTGACAGCGGAAGCTTTCTTGGCTAAAGTGCAAGATGACAACTTTATCAGTCAAGAAGTTGCTAAATATCCAAACCTACTCGAAAGCTTGCCAACGAAAGAAAGTGGAGCTCGTTATCGTTTGGAAGGTTATCTTTTCCCAGCGACCTACTCTATCAAGGAAAGCACAACTATTGAAAGCTTGATTGACGAGATGTTGGCAGCTATGGATAAAACATTGACTCCGCACTACAGTGCAATTAAGTCTAAAAACTTGACTGTCAATGAATTGCTAACAATTGCGTCACTTGTTGAAAAAGAAGGGGCTAAGACTGAAGACCGTAAGTTGATTGCAGGTGTCTTCTACAATCGTTTGAACCTTGGTATGCCACTTCAAAGCAATATTGCAATCTTGTATGCCCAAGGGAAACTTGGTCAAAATATCAGCCTAGCAGATGATGCTGGAATTGATACATCGATTAATTCACCATACAATGTTTATACAAAACCTGGTTTGATGCCTGGCCCAGTAGATAGTCCAAGTCAGGATGCGATTGAAGCAAGCATTAACCAAACAAAGAGTGAGAACCTCTACTTTGTAGCTAATGTTACAGATGGTAAAGTCTATTACGCAGTGACACAGGAAGAACATGACCGTAATGTAGCTGAACACGTCAATAGCAAGCTTACTCAAAATAGTAGTTCAAACTAA
- the greA gene encoding transcription elongation factor GreA, with amino-acid sequence MAEKTYPMTLEEKEKLEKELEELKLVRRPEVVERIKIARSYGDLSENSEYEAAKDEQAFVEGQISSLETKIRYAEIVNSDSVAQDEVAIGKTVTIQEIGEDEEEVYIIVGSAGADAFAGKVSNESPIGQALIGKKTGDTATIETPVGSYDVKILKVEKTA; translated from the coding sequence ATGGCAGAAAAAACATATCCTATGACCCTTGAGGAAAAGGAAAAACTTGAAAAAGAATTAGAAGAATTGAAATTGGTCCGCCGTCCAGAAGTGGTAGAACGCATTAAGATTGCCCGTTCATACGGTGACCTTTCTGAAAACAGTGAATACGAAGCAGCTAAGGATGAACAAGCCTTTGTCGAAGGACAAATCTCTAGCTTGGAAACAAAAATCCGTTATGCTGAAATCGTCAATAGTGACTCAGTTGCCCAAGACGAAGTAGCGATTGGTAAAACAGTCACTATCCAAGAAATTGGTGAGGACGAAGAAGAAGTTTATATTATCGTAGGTTCAGCGGGTGCGGATGCCTTTGCAGGTAAAGTTTCAAATGAAAGCCCAATTGGACAAGCCTTGATTGGCAAGAAAACAGGTGATACAGCAACAATTGAAACACCTGTTGGTAGCTATGATGTAAAAATCTTGAAGGTTGAAAAAACAGCCTAA
- a CDS encoding cystathionine gamma-synthase: protein MSKELHINTILAQAGIKSDEATGALVTPIHFSTTYQHPEFGQSTGFDYTRTKNPTRSKAEEVLAAIESADYALATSSGMSAIVLAFSVFPVGSKVLAVRDLYGGSFRWFNQVEQEGRFHFTYANTEEELIAELEKDVDVLYIETPTNPLMLEFDIEKLAKLAHAKGAKVVVDNTFYSPIYQRPIEDGADIVLHSATKYLAGHNDVLAGVVVTSSLELYEKLFYNLNTTGAVLSPFDSYQLIRGLKTLSLRMERSTANAQEVVAFLKDSPAVKEVLYTGRGGMISFKVADETRIPHILNSLKVFSFAESLGGVESLITYPTTQTHADIPAEVRHSYGLTDDLLRLSIGIEDARDLIADLRQALEG, encoded by the coding sequence ATGAGCAAGGAATTACACATTAACACAATTTTGGCCCAGGCGGGTATCAAGTCAGATGAAGCGACAGGAGCTTTGGTGACACCGATTCATTTTTCGACGACTTATCAGCACCCAGAGTTTGGTCAGTCTACTGGATTTGACTATACGCGCACCAAAAACCCAACTCGCAGTAAGGCGGAAGAAGTCTTGGCGGCTATTGAGTCCGCAGACTATGCCCTAGCGACTAGCTCAGGGATGTCAGCTATTGTACTGGCCTTTAGTGTCTTCCCAGTAGGAAGTAAGGTCTTGGCTGTCCGTGACCTTTACGGTGGTTCTTTCCGCTGGTTCAACCAAGTGGAGCAGGAAGGCCGTTTCCATTTTACCTATGCCAATACAGAAGAAGAGTTGATTGCCGAGTTAGAAAAGGACGTGGATGTTCTCTATATCGAAACCCCAACCAATCCCTTGATGTTGGAATTTGATATCGAAAAACTAGCCAAATTGGCTCATGCTAAGGGTGCCAAAGTGGTGGTAGACAATACCTTCTACAGCCCTATCTACCAACGTCCGATTGAAGATGGAGCAGATATCGTTCTCCATTCAGCAACCAAGTATCTAGCAGGTCACAATGATGTCTTGGCTGGAGTGGTTGTGACCAGTAGTTTAGAACTATACGAGAAACTCTTTTACAATCTCAATACGACAGGGGCAGTCTTGTCTCCGTTTGATAGTTATCAATTGATTCGTGGTCTCAAGACCTTGTCTCTTCGTATGGAGCGCTCAACAGCCAATGCCCAAGAAGTGGTTGCCTTTTTGAAGGACTCTCCAGCAGTCAAGGAAGTTCTCTACACTGGGCGTGGAGGTATGATTTCCTTTAAAGTAGCGGATGAAACACGCATTCCGCATATCTTGAACAGCCTAAAAGTCTTCTCCTTTGCGGAAAGTTTAGGTGGGGTGGAAAGTCTCATTACTTATCCAACGACTCAAACCCACGCTGATATTCCAGCAGAAGTACGCCATTCTTATGGTTTGACAGATGACCTCTTGCGCTTGTCAATTGGGATTGAAGATGCTAGAGATTTGATTGCAGATTTGCGCCAAGCATTAGAAGGATAA